The following coding sequences are from one Gossypium raimondii isolate GPD5lz chromosome 4, ASM2569854v1, whole genome shotgun sequence window:
- the LOC105779408 gene encoding G-type lectin S-receptor-like serine/threonine-protein kinase LECRK4: MAHVPSNIILFLFLLVSFHVNVIAEEDEANIIKPGSSLYAGKQPSSWASPSGNFEFGFYRQGEGYAAGIWLVGRPENTIVWTAKRDDPPVSSNATLEFTTQGVLLLRTEDGVGNVIANLSGVQFVDSASLLDTGNLVLYENRSVVWESFDIPTDTILGGQNLSLDSELISSVSSSNHSTGHYHLLLKSGGLVANLNISSGAAYEYWVFPNDFSSPVLNLNESGVLALYSSQNFDQENVLASGSTTGNGTMIIYRATLDHDGVFRLYSHQLESNTMSNKWQNLDDECEVPGRCGLNSYFSTSRGNDTECYCYPGFIYIDENAKFLGCSQNFTVDGCETKRDVVIHHNSTTLDNVSWAGNLYSVKRNLEKEDCKKACEDDCSCGGALYSPNHCSMYSLPLKYGRKHVNITTTAFIKLIPGSTISPPPEKSQILISEGNQSLILTMGLSLGSVASLCFVIAICSFLLYRHRVQSYEKLLDSKSSGFAEQFTLRSFTFNELDEATQGFQDELGRGSFGAVYKGTLPGDGKSIAVKRLGMVKEGERDQFRTEMTAIGRNNHRNLVRLLGFCVEGSRKFLVYEYMSNGSLADFLFNRNERPVWKQRARIALDVAKGILYLHEECEVSIIHCNIKPCNILLDDSLTAKISDFGLAKLLRPNQRSSTSGAAWYSAPEWQNSAVLSVKVDVYSFGVILLEIICCRSNIEVEGRSADEILLSTFVYNCFVGGELNKLVEGEEEVDMKMVERFVKVGLWCIQDDPNLRPLVKNVILMLEGTMNVPILHFHHFPMLLISVLNFEVGFILIMFSCLAIYAANKENGHGNEKQTKH; the protein is encoded by the exons ATGGCACATGTACCGTCAAATATTATTCTCTTCCTGTTCCTTCTGGTTTCTTTCCATGTTAATGTCATAGCTGAAGAAGACGAGGCAAACATTATCAAACCCGGTTCTTCACTTTATGCCGGAAAACAGCCTAGTTCGTGGGCCTCACCTTCGGGgaattttgaatttggtttcTACCGGCAAGGAGAAGGATATGCGGCCGGAATATGGCTTGTTGGTCGACCAGAAAACACCATTGTCTGGACTGCAAAACGAGATGACCCGCCTGTCTCCTCAAATGCTACTTTGGAATTCACTACACAAGGCGTATTGCTTCTTCGGACTGAGGACGGGGTGGGAAATGTCATTGCGAATCTGTCCGGCGTGCAATTTGTTGATTCTGCTTCGTTGCTGGACACCGGGAATCTAGTGCTCTATGAGAACAGGTCTGTTGTTTGGGAGAGCTTTGATATCCCGACCGACACAATCTTAGGAGGCCAGAATTTAAGCCTTGACAGTGAGTTGATTTCCAGTGTGTCAAGTTCAAACCACTCAACTGGCCATTATCATTTGCTCTTGAAGTCTGGTGGGCTTGTAGccaatttaaatatttcttcTGGAGCTGCCTATGAGTACTGGGTCTTCCCTAATGACTTTTCTTCCCCCGTGTTGAATCTCAATGAAAGTGGCGTTCTAGCACTGTATTCATCACAAAATTTCGACCAAGAAAATGTTTTGGCAAGCGGCTCGACAACTGGGAACGGAACAATGATTATCTATAGAGCAACCCTTGATCATGACGGTGTTTTCAGATTGTACTCGCATCAACTTGAAAGCAATACTATGTCAAACAAGTggcagaatttggatgatgaaTGTGAGGTTCCAGGTCGGTGTGGGTTGAACAGCTACTTCTCCACCAGCAGGGGTAACGATACTGAGTGCTATTGCTATCCTGGTTTCATATATATCGACGAGAATGCCAAATTCCTGGGCTGCTCTCAGAATTTCACTGTAGATGGGTGCGAGACTAAGAGAGATGTAGTGATACACCACAATAGCACTACCTTAGACAATGTGTCTTGGGCTGGTAATCTTTATTCTGTGAAGCGTAATCTGGAGAAGGAAGACTGTAAGAAAGCTTGCGAGGATGATTGCTCCTGTGGTGGAGCTCTCTATAGCCCAAATCACTGTAGCATGTATTCATTACCGCTTAAATATGGTAGAAAACATGTAAATATAACAACCACAGCCTTCATCAAGTTGATTCCGGGTAGCACCATTAGCCCCCCACCTGAAAAAAGTCAAATATTGATAAGCGAAGGAAACCAAAGCCTCATTTTAACTATGGGATTAAGTTTGGGTTCCGTTGCAagtttgtgttttgtgattgcAATATGTAGCTTCTTGTTATACAGGCATCGAGTCCAAAGTTATGAGAAGCTTTTAGACAGTAAAAGTTCAGGATTTGCCGAGCAATTTACACTACGATCATTCACTTTCAATGAGCTAGATGAAGCAACACAAGGTTTCCAAGATGAGTTGGGTAGAGGCTCATTTGGAGCGGTTTATAAAGGAACTTTGCCAGGGGATGGTAAAAGTATTGCTGTTAAGAGATTAGGAATGGTTAAGGAAGGAGAAAGGGATCAGTTTCGAACTGAGATGACAGCCATTGGAAGAAATAACCACAGGAACTTGGTCCGATTGCTTGGATTTTGTGTGGAAGGTTCAAGGAAGTTCCTTGTTTATGAGTACATGAGCAATGGCTCACTAGCGGATTTTCTATTCAACAGGAATGAACGCCCGGTTTGGAAACAGAGAGCCAGAATAGCGTTGGACGTGGCTAAAGGTATCCTTTATTTACATGAAGAGTGTGAGGTGAGTATCATCCATTGCAACATCAAGCCCTGCAACATACTCTTGGATGATTCATTGACTGCAAAGATTTCGGATTTCGGATTGGCAAAGCTATTGAGGCCTAATCAAAGAAGCAGTACAAGTGGAGCAGCATGGTACTCGGCACCTGAATGGCAAAACAGTGCAGTGTTATCGGTAAAAGTTGATGTATACAGTTTCGGAGTGATACTGTTGGAGATCATATGTTGCAGAAGCAACATAGAAGTAGAAGGTCGCAGTGCAGATGAGATACTGCTTTCAACATTTGTATACAATTGCTTTGTTGGGGGAGAGTTGAATAAGCTCGTGGAAGGTGAAGAAGAAGTGGACATGAAAATGGTGGAAAGGTTTGTGAAGGTGGGGCTTTGGTGCATTCAAGATGATCCAAATTTGCGTCCACTCGTGAAGAATGTGATCTTGATGCTAGAAGGAACAATGAATGTACCGATCCTCCATTTCCATCACTTCCCCATGTTACTAATTAGTGTTCTTAACTTTGAAGTTgggtttattttaattatgttttcat GTTTAGCTATTTATGCTGCAAATAAAGAGAATGGACATGGAAATGAAAAGCAAACAAAACATTga
- the LOC128040603 gene encoding G-type lectin S-receptor-like serine/threonine-protein kinase LECRK2 — translation MGDHTRTFTVVRGTRGYMAPEWHKNIPISAKADVYSYGIVLLETVFCRRNLDTTVSNPEEIILSILVYKCLVEKKLDKLVLGEEVDKKSLERMVMVALWCIQDEPALRPSIKTVVMMLEGITDICIPPCPTASSI, via the coding sequence ATGGGGGATCATACAAGGACCTTCACAGTAGTGAGGGGAACTAGAGGATACATGGCCCCAGAATGGCATAAGAACATTCCAATATCAGCGAAGGCTGACGTTTACAGTTATGGAATTGTGCTATTGGAAACTGTGTTTTGCAGACGAAACTTGGACACCACTGTATCAAACCCAGAGGAGATCATTCTGTCGATTTTGGTGTATAAATGTCTGGTTGAAAAAAAGTTGGATAAGCTTGTGCTTGGTGAAGAAGTAGATAAGAAAAGCTTGGAAAGAATGGTGATGGTGGCACTTTGGTGTATCCAAGATGAACCAGCACTTCGTCCTTCCATCAAGACTGTAGTGATGATGCTGGAAGGCATTACTGATATATGCATTCCCCCATGTCCAACTGCTTCCTCCATATAA